The stretch of DNA ATCGCGGGAATCGCCGTCGCAGCGCTGACCGTGCGCCTGCTGGCGATACTCGCGGCCAGCAGCATCACGCACCTTGCCGACCTGGATCTTCAGCTGGACTTGCGCCGGCGCCTAGCAGCCGTGCTGGCACGGGTGCCCCTGGGTTGGTACGACACGCGTCATGCCGGCGAGGTCAAGAAGGTGCTCCAGGACGATGTGGCTACGCTGCACCACCTCGTCGCCCATTCCTACACCAACACGGTGGCCGCGATCATCGCCCCGTTGACGGCGCTCACCTATCTGCTTTGGCTGGATTGGCGCATGACTGTGGTCGCCGTACTGCCGCTCGCTCTCGGGATCTTACTGTACGCCCTGCAGTACCGGGGCTACGGGGAGAAGATGCGCGGCTACAACGAGGCGCTGGAGAAGGTGAACGCAGCGTCCGTGGAGTTCGTCCAGGGGATCGCGGTGATCAAGACCTTTGGCCAGGCGCGCAAGGCCTACCAGCGTTTCATCGATGGAACCACCGCATTCGTGGCGTACTTCTGGGAGTGGATGCGAGGCCTGCTGGCCATCTCGGCGGCGTCTGAGGTCGTACTTTCGCCGCTGTTCGCCCTGCTGGTCGTGCTGATCGGCGGTGTCGCCTTCGTGGGCGCCGGTGTCGCCGCGCCCGTTGACGTCCTCGCCTTCGTGGTGCTAGCACCGGCGCTCACCGCGCCCTTCCTCACCGTCGCCTATTCGCAGAACGACCTGATGCTGGCAGCGGATGCGGCCAAGCGCATCGGCGAGCTGCTCCAGGCGCCGATACTGGCAACGGCCGAACATCCCCGGGTGCCGGAGGGCACACGGGTCGTGCTCGACCACGTGAGCTTCTCCTACGACCGCGCGACAAAGGCTCTGCAAGACATCAGCCTGGTGTTGGAACCTGGCACCATTACGGCGCTGGTCGGCCCCTCAGGCTCGGGCAAGACCACGTTGGCACGCCTGTTACCTCGGTTCTGGGATGTCGATGAAGGATGCATCACGGTCGGGGACGTCGATCTGCGCGACATCGCGCCTAATGAACTATACGGGTACGTGAGTTTCGTGTTCCAAGACGTCCAGCTGCTGCATACGACGATCGCCGAGAACATCGCGCTCGCACGCCCGGACGCGAGCGACGAGGAAATCGAGGCCGCCGCGCGGGCGGCGCAGATCCACGACCGGATCGCCGCCCTGCCGCGAGGCTATCGCTCCGTGCTCGGCGAGGACGCGCACCTGTCCGGTGGAGAAGCCCAGCGCGTGTCCATCGCCGTGCCCTGCTTGCCGATGCCCCGATCCTGGTGCTGGACGAGGCCACGGCGTTCGCCGACCCGGACTCCGAAGCCGCCATACAAACCGCTCTCGCCCACCTCATCGAAGGGCGCACGCTCCTTGTGATCGCCCATCGCCTGCACACGATCACCCAGGCCGATCGAATCTGCGTGTTGGATCGTGGTCGTCTGGTCGAGCAGGGCAGCCACCCGGAACTGCTCGCCCACGCTGGCCTGTACGCGTCTCTCTGGCGCGCAAACGAGCCATCTGACGATCCGCAGCAACGGCAGGAAGCCTTCACGTGATCACCCTACTGGCGAAGCTAGGTGGCGAGGAGAGTAGCCGCGCCCTGCGCAGCAACCAGCTCGGCCTAGTCGTTGAGGCCGTGCTGACGGGCATCGGATTCGTGCTGTTGGTGCCGCTGCTGCGAGCGCTTCTGCAGGAAGACCTGATGGCAGCTGGGGCCTGGCTCGGTGGCCTCCTTGCCCTCGTCGTACTCTACGCCGTGGTGCGCTACCGCACCCAGCTCAGCGGCTACCTGGCGGCGGTCGATCTGGCGCGTTGCCTGTTTCGTCGCCTGGGCGAGCATATCGCCCAGCTGCCGCTCGGCTGGTTCGGCGTCGAACGGATTGGCGAGCTGGGGCGCCTGACGAGCCAGGGCGTCATCGACGTGATCGGTGTGCCCGCGCACCTGCTGCGACCGGTGTTCTCCGCGCTCATCACCCCGTCGACGGTCGTGCTGCTGATGTTCCTCTTCGACTGGCGCCTTGCCTCGGCAGCGCTGATCACTGCACCGCTCCTCGCGCTCGTGTACCGCTGGACGGGGGACCTGGTGCAGCGCACGGATGCGCGAGTGCACGAAGCGGCTACCGTTGCGGCCGGGCGGATCGTCGAGTTCGCGCAGCGCCAGCCCGTGCTTCGCGCTTTCCGCCGCGGGCGAAGCAGTCTCGGAGAACTGGATGCAGCACTACAAGCGCAACGCGTTGCCGGTCGTGCGCAACTCTTCACTGCGGCAAAGGGCTTCGTGAGCTTCGTGCTCGTGGTGCAGTTCGCCTTTACGCTACTGCTTCTGTTCGGTACCAGCCTCGCGCTCGGGGGACGCATCGACACGCCCGAGCTGGTGGCCCTCCTGGTGTTGGCAGTGCGCTACGTAGAACCGCTCCTGGGCGCTGCTGATCTGGAAGGCGCCCTGCGCATCAGCCGCAACAGCTTGTCCCGCATGCATGCCTTGCTGGCCACGGCGCCGCTTGCCGAACCCGCCCCCTCGTGCGGCCTCGCCCCGCGGGGAGCGGACGTGACCTTCGAACGCGTGCGCTTCGCCTACGACGATACGCCGATCCTCAAGAACATGAGCTTCAGCGCGCCGGCGAATGCCATGACCGCTATCGTGGGCGGATCCGGCAGTGGCAAGACCACGATCCTGCGCTTGATCGCCCGCTTCTGGGACGTGAGCGGGGGGAGCGTGAGAATCGGTGGCGTGGACGTGCGGGAGATGACCAGCGAGGTGCTGATGGCCCACATCTCAGTGGTCTTTCAGGATGTGTACCTATTCGATGGGTCCATCATGGACAACATTCGCCTGGGGCGCCTCGACGCCAGCGATGAGCAGGTGCGCGAGGCGGCGCGCCTGGCGCGCGTAGACGAGGTGGCTGCGCGCTTACCCGACGGCTTGCGCACTGCTGTTGGGGAGGGCGGCGCCTCTCTCTCCGGCGGCGAACGCCAGCGGGTGTCCATCGCGCGGGCGATCCTCAAGGATGCGCCGATCATCCTACTGGACGAAGCGACATCGGCCCTGGATCCCCTCAACGAAGCGGCTGTGCAGGGGGCGCTACAAGCACTCACGGGCGGCAAGACGATCATCATCGTCGCCCATCGCCTGAGCACGGTGCGCAACGCCGATCAGATATTGGTGCTGGCCGACGGCGCCATTCAGGAAAGCGGCCCTCACGCGGAGTTACGCGCGATGCATGGACGGTACGCAGAGTTTTGGTCCGGACGTGAGCGGGCCTCTGGGTGGCGCCTGGGAACATCACAGAGCACAGCGTGAACAGAAACGACAATCCTGGGGAGAGCTCATCGATGGCAAGGTGCCGAGCGCTGGGCACCCAACGCCGGTGCACATGGATGAGTGCACCAGTCTTCGGCCGAGAGCGCGCGTCGCTCAGCGCGCGCAAACTCCGGTGGTGGCGCCCGTTGGCTACCGCAGCCCTCGCAGGTCTCGCAGGTCTCGCCGCTTTCGAAGCCTCAGCGCAGCGCGCCGCCGAGAACGTCGTCCGCGCCGTCGACGATGCCTTCGGTGCCAGCGTCGGGGAGGAGCAGATCGGTCTGTACAGCCCCGGGAGCGTCCGAGGATTCAGCCCCACCAGTGCCGGTAACGTGCGCCTGGAGGGGCTCTTCATCGATCGCCAGGCGGGATTCAGCAGCCGCCTCGTGGCCAGTTCGACGATACGGGCCGGCTTGACCGCCCAGGGGTACCTCCTTCCAGCCCCCACCGGGATCGCAGACTTCGCGCTACGTCGGGTCGCCGATACACCCACGCAGAGCGCGATTCTGCGGCTCAACGAGTACGCGGGGTACGGCGTCGCCATCGATCTGCAGGGGCGTTTCGCGGAAGGATTGGTGGAGACGACGGGCGGTGTCGGCTTCGATCGCTTCGAGATCAGCGATGGCACCGCCGACGTGTTCGCGAACGCCGGCGGTACGCTCCGCCTGCAACCGGGAGACCGGGTCGATATCACCCTGTTCGGTGACTACGTCGGCGTGCTGCAGGAAGAGATCTCGCCAAGGTATTTCCCTGCCGGTCCCTTCGCACCACCACGCGTCCCGCGGCGTGAATTCGTCGGGCAACCGTGGGTCGGGTTCGAGGGAGATCGTTACAACGTAGGCCTGATCGGCAAACTCGAACCGCAGCTAGTGGCCATCGAGTTCGGCGTTTTCCGATCGAGTTTCGATGACAATGGACAGGCCGGTCAGTTCTTCGTCGACGTGCAGCCCGACAGCACCGGGCAGCGCCTCGCGTTCCTCGGACCGCCGAGCGATGCCGTGTCCGATTCACTGGAAGCCCGTGTCTCGCGTCAGTTCGGTGGCGAGCGCCATCGCCACACGCTCACCTTGAACGTGCGCGCGCGCCAGCGCGAGCGCAGGTTCGGTGGCGGCGTCGAGATCGACCTCGGCGAGGGGCGAGTGGATGTGGCGAACTTCGTACCGGAGCCGGACCTCGCGTTCGGCGAGGTGAGCCGTGAGCAGGTCGAGCAGATCACGGGCGGATTCAGCTACGACCTGCGCTGGCGCGGCGTCGGCCAACTCAACCTCGGCGTTCAGCAGACGGACTACGAGCGAGTGCTCGAGGACCCAGTGAACGGTCCGGTCACCGCCGAGGCAAGCCCGCTCCTGTACAACGCCACCGGAGCCGTGGAGCTTAGGCCCTGGCTGGTCGCCTACGGCGGTGTGGTCACAGGGTTTGAGGAAAGCCCCACGGCGCCTGCCATATCGCTCAATCGTAACGAGGCACCGCCCGCGATCGAAACCCGACAAGCAGACGGCGGATTGCGCGCTCGCCTGGGCCGGCTCACGGCCGTCGCCGGCGTGTTCACAATAGAGAAGCCCTTCTTCGGCCTCGACAGCAACCGCTTCTTCGTCCAGCGGGGAGTGGTGACCAATCGGGGCGTCGAACTGTCCCTCGCCGGACCCATCACGCCCCAGCTGCAGCTGGTTGTCGGCACGCTCTTGCTCGATGCCACGCTGACGGGTGACGCGGTTGACGAGGGACAGCTGTCCTCGAATCCGATTGGCGTCGTGCGCCGTAGCACAACCCTCGATCTAGACTATCGCCCTGCTTGGGCGCGCGGATGGTCCTTCGACGTCAGCGTCTTCAGCCGCGGACTGGAGAACGGCGATGAGCTAGACGAGCTGCGCATTCCGGAGCGGACCTTGGTGGATCTCGGCTTCCGTCGCCAGCTATCGCTGGGCGCGCGCACCCTTGTCGTAAGAGGCCGGGTGAGCAACCTGTTCGACACGTTCGGGTGGGATGTGAGCGGCAACGGGGCCTTTCAGTTCCAAGGGCCACGCACGTTCACACTCTCGCTGAGGGCAGACTTCTGACCCGCCACGCTGATGATGGATGGATCGCTGGGACTTTGATCGAGATTTGTCGATCGGCGTTCCTGTTGTCACCGAGACCTGGAGCGGCGCGCTCGAGGACTACGCCGGATTCCACATCGAAGACGAAGACATCTACCGGGCTATCGACGGTGCTAAAGACGGCTCAGTTCCCCAAGGTGCTGTCCGAGGAGGCACCGCCCATGGCAAAGCCGTGTACTGCGGGGCGTCACCTGAACAGGCTCGGGCGTCCGATGCGCGTGGATAGCGCGCCACCTGATGATGACCGCGATCTATCCAATCAGCCGGTGGCTCGCCTAAGCAGTGGAGATCAATGATGTCGGGCGAGTACCAACCGAGGGGGATCATCAACTGGTTCGCCCGCAACCCCGTCGCCGCCAACCTACTCATGGCGGTGATCCTGTTCTCTGGGATCCTCGTCGCCCAATCGATTCGCAAGCAGACCACGCCAGAATTCGAGCTGGACATCATCACGGTGACCGTCCCCTACCCCGGGGCCGCGCCGCAGGAGGTCGAGCAGGGTATCGTCACGCGTATCGAAGAGGCCATCGTCAATCTGCCCGGTATTGCCAAGACCGAAGGCAGGGCCTATGAGGGCAGCGGCGTGGTCTCCATCGAGCTGGAGCCAGGGGCCAACCTGGACTTCGTGCAGAATCAGGTCAAGACGCGCGTTGACGCCATCCCAACGCTGCCGGAGCTTGCGGAGAAACCGGTGATCGAACGGGTAGAGGTGCCCCTCCCCGTTATATTTATATCGATCTACGGCGATATGGACGAGTACGCGCGCAAGGAGATCGCGGCTGACGTGCGCGATGGTCTCCTGCAGCTGCCGGGTATCAACGACGTGCAGCTGCTCGGCGACCGTCCATACGAGATCAGCATTGAGGTGTCGCGAGCTACGCTCGAGCGCTATCAGCTGACGATGACAGAGATCGCGGCGATCGTTCGTGCCAACGTGCGCGATATCCCAGGCGGCACGATCGAGACAGACCGTGGCGACGTGCTCCTGCGTACGCAAGGTCAAGTCTACACCGGGCAGGAGTTCGCGCAGATCGCCGTACGCACCTACGAGGACGGCTCACGGCTCCTCCTGTCAGACATTGCCACGATCGACGATGGCTTCGTCGAGGGCGACGACTTCGGTCTGTTCAACCGCGAACCCGTGGCGACCATGCGGGTGTTGGCCAGTGGCCAGCAGAACGAGCTGCGCACGGCAGCGGTCGTTAAGGATTTCGTCGCCGAGTTTACCAAGACGGTCCCCGACAGCGTGAACGTGACTACATGGGTGGATCGCGCAAACTACCTCCAGCAGCGGCTGGACATGATGCTGCGGAATATGTGGCAGGGCGCGATCCTGGTGTTCATCGTGCTGAGCCTGTTCCTGCGTCTGAAGTTCGCCATGTGGGTAATCATCGGCATTCCCGTGACCTTCTTGGGCGCCCTGGCGTTTCTGCCCTATAACCCCTGGCCGGTCACGATCAACGTCATCAGCTTGTTCGGATTCATATTGGTCCTAGGTATCGTCGTCGATGATGCAATCATCATTGGCGAGAGCATCTACACCAAAACACGGGCCGATGGGCATACGGTGGAGAACGTGGTGGCAGGGGCCAACCAGGTCGCCGTTGCGGCTACCTTTGGCGTGCTCACCACCATTGCGGCCTTTGCGCCGATGCTCTTCGTTGGGGGAATTGCTGGGTCTTTCCTCGAAGCCGTCGCCGTGGTCGTCACGCTGTGCCTGCTGTTCTCACTGGTAGAGTCGAAGTTGATACTGCCGGCGCATCTGGCGCACTCGAAGATTGCACCGATTGACGAGGATGTGATCTTCGCGCCCTACAGCACCTCGCGAAACCCCCTGAAGTGGATCAGCAAGGCGTTCCAGCGGGCCCAACGCCACACGCAGCATGCGCTGCACTGGGTGATCGAGAAACTCTATGACCCGCTTTTGCGCCGTGCAATCAAGGCCCGCGGCATTACCTTCGCCATCTTCATTGCGATGGTCATCCTGGCCGGGGGCCTGTTCGCAGGAGGTTTCCTGCGCTTCGTGATCTTCCCGGAGCTCTCGGGAGACTACCTGTTCGCTAGCGTGAGCATGCAAACCGGCACGCCCAGCAAGGATCGCAATGCCGCCCTGCTGCACCTGCAAGAGTCAGTCTACGTTGTTCGCAACCGCCATCTGCTCGGGCACCCGGGCGCGACGGACCCCTTGCAGCACGTGGCCACCTTCACAGAGACGGACACGCGGGGAAGCGTGATCGTGGAGATGCCGCCGGTGGGAACGCAGTCACTCGACGGCGACGACCTGGCGGCCCTGTGGCGCGAGCAAGCGGGCGACGTTCCGGGCGTGCGTACCATGCAGTTTACGAACGGCAATGTCATTGGCGGCGGCCCCCCCCTCAGCTTCCAACTCTCCGGCGACAACATCGGTGCCATTGAAGCGGCAGCGACAGAGCTGACGCAGGCCTTGGGCGAATATGCCGGTGTCTACGATATCCGCAACTCCGCCGCTGTTGCCGGCAAGGAAATTCAGCTCGCCGTGAAGCCCGGGGCCGAGGCCCTCGGCATCACACTGGGCATGCTCGGCACGCAAGTGCGTCAGGGCTTTTATGGCGAAGAGATCCAGCGCATCCAGCGTGGCAAAGATGAGCTCAAGGTCATGCTTCGCTACCCCGAAGTAGACCGTCGCTCCATCGACGACCTAGAGAGCTTGCTGATCAGCACACCGAGCGGTGACCGCGTGCCGTTCACCGAGGTTGCCGAGGTCAAGTACGGTAACGCGTACGCATCGATTACACGCCAGGATGGCAAGCGCACGGTCACGGTCTCTGCAGACATCGATACGGTGGTCAGCCAGCCACGCAAGGTGATCGAAGATGTCAGCGACAAGGTCATTCCTTCGATCCTGAGCCGCTATCCAGGCGTTGATTACGCCCTGGAGGGCGCTAGCCTGGATGAGCAGCAGTTCCTGATCAATCTCACCTACGCGTCGATTGCCGCCCTGTTCCTCATCTACGCCTTGATCGCCATTCCCCTCAAATCCTACGCCCAGCCGCTGATCATCATGGCCGTGATTCCTTTCGGCTTTATCGGCGCGATCATCGGGCATCTCCTGCTGGGCCTGGAGATCAGCATGTTCTCCCTCTTCGGACTGATTGCCTTGGCCGGCGTGGTAGTGAATGACAGCCTGATCATGATCGACTTCGTGAATAAGGCCAGGGCAGACGGTGTGCCCTTGTACGAGGCGGTGATTAGCTCGGGTAAGGCACGCTTTCGCGCCATCATTCTCACGTCCCTAACGACAGCGATCGGCTTGGTGCCGATCATGCTCGAGACCAATGCGCAGGCTCAGTTCGTTATTCCGATGGCCGTGAGCATGAGCTTTGGCATCCTGTTCGCGACGCTGATTACGCTGATTCTTGTGCCCACGCTCTATCTCTTGCAGGACGATTTCATACGCAGAGCAGGGAAAATCTGGGTGTGGCTGATCGGCCGCTCGCCGCGCCACCAATCCACGTGACCCGAGGTGCGATGACGGAAGATCGATCGCGTTTCAATCGCAGCTTACCCACGAAGAGGGCCTATGTGTGCGGCGTCGTCTACGGGATCAGCCATTCGATGCACGAATGCCCCGGAGAAATCCGCCGCTACTAGTGGGCCGCTTGGTAAATGAGGTAACACTCAGCGAGCGGAGCCGTTGCCAGAAACGCGCTACCGACGGTAGTCGCTCAGAACGGGCGTTCGGGGGTGGCACAACGAGTATCATGAACGGTATCGGATAGGTTCCTTCCTTCATCGCAACCCAACCAATTTATCCATGAGCAACGAATACGACCTCAGCGTGGTGAGCAATCGCCCGCTCACCCCCTACATGCGCCGCGTCACCTTGCATGGCGAATCCCTGAGCACCTTCCCGGAAGGCCGTGAGGGCGACTACGTCAAGGGCCGATTCGGCGGTCCTTTCCGGCGCGTACTGCGCTCGTTCACCGTGCGCACCTTTGATGCGGCTTCCCAGCAAGTCGTGTTGGACTTCGTAGATCACGGCGACAACGGACCGGCGAGCGCCTGGGCCCGCTCCGCCCGTCCTGGCGCCCCGCTCACGCTGCGCGGCCCCGGGCAAGTAAAGCGCCTCGCTCAAAACGCGGATTGGGTGCTGATCGCGGGCGATCTGAGCGCGCTTCCGGCGATTGCGGCAAACCTCGAGTTGCTGAGCGACCGCATACCCGGCCATGCGCTGATCGAAGTACCGAGCCTCGATGCCGCGCTGGAGCTCACGGCCCCACCCGGGATAGAAGTCGAGTGGATCGTCAACGGCGACGCCTCCAAGCCAAACCAGCGCCTCGTCGAGCGGCTACGCCAGGTGCCCTGGCAGTCCGGGCGTGCATCGGTCTGGTTCGCAGGTGAGTTCGACGGCATGCGCGCCGCCCGCCACTACCTGCGCGATGAGCGCGGCATCGATCGCCGAGAGATGTACCTGAGCTGTTACTGGAAGCTCGGCGACACCGACGAGGGGATGAAGCGCGCGAAGCGGGCAGATGCCCAAGCCACGCAAACGGCGTAGCGCTCGACGGCTGTGGTACGCACGCGGGTCATCAGGATCGAAGTCGCCGTAGCAACTCCTCTTCGGAGAGCGCTTCTACTTCCTGCACCAGCGAACGGTCATCGTCGGACGATGGCGGCGTCGCCTGAATCTCCGCATCGCTACCGCTCTTTGTAAAGGCCACCGCCACCTGCATCCCTCGGCGCTCGTTCCCCGGCTGCTCACCTAACGCTGGCATCGAGTCAGCGGCAACGCTACTCCCATCGTTCTCCCCGGCGAACTGCTCGCTCAGGTACTCGACGAGCGCTTCCACGGTAGGATGGTCAAACAGCAACGTGGTCTGCAAGGCAACGCCAAGACTGTGCTGCAGGCGCGCCCGCAGTTCGACGGCCATCAGGGAATCCATGCCGAGATCCATCAGGCGACTGCGGGGCTGCACCTGCTCCGCAGTCGCCAATCCAAGCACGGCGCTTATCTCAGACCGTAGGTGCTCTTCGAGCGCGGCTTTGCGCGCTTGCGCATCTAGCGTGGCCAACTTTGACGCGAGGACGCCCGCCTCCTCGCGGTCCGTACCTGCCAGCGCCGCGCGCAGGCGATCCTCGAAGAAGGGTCGCGCGGCGAGCCGGTGCTTGGCGAAACACTGCCAATCAACGGGCAAGACGGCAACGTAGGACGAATCGGCGCCCAGCGCATCCGCCAGGGCCTGAAGACCGTCCTGCGGGTCGATTTCCCTGATGCCTGCCTGCGCCAGGCGGTCGCCGGCGCGTTTGCGTGCGGCCGCCCCGATCTTGCTCCACGCTCCCCATCCGATGCTGAGCCAAGGCGCTCCAGCGGCTCGCTGGCTGCCGGCGAGCGCGTCGAGTACTGCGTTGGCGGCGGCATGGTTGGACTGTCCAGGGGACCCCAGCAAACCAGCACTCGACGAGAAGGTGACGAACAGGTCCAACGCATCATCGCGTGTCTCGTGGGCGAGGTTAAGTACACCGCGGACCTTGGGGTCGATGACGCGTCGAATTCGGGCAAGGTCCATGTTCTCCACCGCGGCATCGGCGAGCACCCCAGCCGCGTGGATGACACCGCGGATCCGGCCCTGCTTCAAACGGAGCTGGTCGAGAGCGCGGGACAAAGGCAAACGTTCGGCAACGTCTACGCCCAGCACTTCCACGCGCACTCCATTAGCCTGCAGGGCGCTGATGGTCTGCAGCGCATCGTCCTCTGGAGACCGGCGCGCCAGCAAGGCCAGGTGGCTCGCCCCCTGCCCTGCCAGCCACTCCGCTACCGCAAGGCCAAGGCCCCTGGTACCTCCACTGATCACATACCAACCATCCGCTTGTATCCGCGGTGGCGCCGTATCGCTGCCAGGGGTGGGACGCGTCAGCGCCACCTTGCCAACGTGACGACCGGCCTGCAGCACGCGCAGCGCCTCCTCGGTCTCCTCCTGCGCAAACACCGTGGTTGGCAGGGTCAGCCGCGCCGCCGAGTCGCGCTCACCGAGGCGTCGCACCAACCTGTCGAGGCGCTCGTCACCGGCAATGGCCAGTTGCCCCAGGTCGAAGGTGTAGTAGCCGACGTCCGGACGCTCACGAGCAGCGGTGTCAGCGTCGATGCCATCGAGCCGCCCCAGCTCGACGAAGCGCCCACCGGGCGCTGTGACCGCCAGGCTGGCCCGCGCCAGTTCCCCCGTGAGGCTGTTGAGTACCACATCGACCCCGCGCCCCGCCGTCCACTCCCGCACGGCCTCAGCGAAGGTGCCGTCGCGAGAGTTGGCCAGGCGCGTCACGCCGAAGGCGCGAAGCGCAGCCCACTTCGACGGATGCGCGGTGGCTAGCACCGTCGCGCCACGCGACTGCGCATAGCGGACTGCTGCCAACCCGACGCCACCCGCCGCCGCGTGGATCAACACCACGTCCCCCCGTTCGACCTGCGCCAATTCCTCCAGCGCGAGCCAAACGGTCAGCCATGCGGTAGGTACGCTGGCGGCATCGGTCCAGCTCAACGCGAGGGGCTTCGCCACGACGTAGCGCGCCGGCAGTGTCACGTGCGACGCCAAGCTCCCGGGCGTAAAGGCAGCGATTACCGCCTCACCCACCGCGACGTGCTCGACCTCCTCGCCTACCGCGGTCACGTGACCCGCGCACTCGAAGCCGAGCGGCATGTCCTGCACACCGAGTTCGCCAGCGTACCCGCGCTCGAGCAATCCCAGGCACTGGAGCAGGTCGCGGAAGTTCAAGCCCGTTGCGCGCACGGCGATCTCCACCTCACGCGCTTCGGGTGCTCGCCGCTGCAGCGGTTGCTCGGCCAGGCTGTCTAAGCGCCCGGGTTCAGTGACGACCAGTCGGCTCGGGTTTGCATGCGGGCGGAACGGTCGCAGACGGGGCACCAAGCGTTCGGCCCCCCGCAACACCACTTCGTCCTCCGGATCGTCTGCGACGATTTCCCGGGCGAGCGTTGCCGTCGTCACGTCCTCGTCGACATCGATCCAACGCACTCGCGTGTCCGGCTGCTCCACCCGCAACGTGCGCGCCAGGCCAACTAGGGTCGCCTGCGCCAGCTCGTCGGCGCGGCGCGGCGCCGGTCCACCATCAGCGCCGACGGGGACCGCTCCGCGGGTGACGAAGGTAACCTGCCTGCCAGCGTCTGCCTCTGCGGTCGCTCCCGCCGCGTCCACGGACGCTTCGGCCAGCCAGGCGCACGTACATTCGAGCGCATCCGACAGCATCGACTCGGCTTGCTCGGCGACATCCACCACGCCCTCACGCGGCGCCGCGATCACGACCGCTGCACGCTTCTCCTCACCTTCGTGGGATTCGCCCGCCGCCGCCGAGCCAGCCATCGTGCTCGACAGGGTCGAATGCAGGTCCGGCCACTGCGCGGCGCCCAACAGCACAGCGCACACAGGCGGCTGCGCCGCGTGAACAGGTGCCTGCGCCAAGATGATCTCCTGCTCCAGATCACCCGCGCCGTTCCCTAGTCGCGCGACGGTGGAGAAGCCCGCATCACGTAACACCCGCGTCCACCCATCGCCGGGCAGCAGGGGATGGGAATGACGGTAATCGTCCGCCTCGTAGCACCACCAACCGTCTGTGAGCCCAAAGGTGAGGTCCAGCCAGGCGAGGCGACGGTTCCCCTCGAGAAGCACCAACCAGCCGCCAGGGGCCAGCAGCTTACGCACGTGGCGCAAGCTCTGCGTCAGCGAAGGCGTGGCATGCAGCACGTTCGCGGCGATGATCAGATCGGTCTGATGCCCAGTGAAACCTTGCGCCTGCGGATCGCGGCTGATGTCGAGCACCTGCCCCTGCACGCGCTTATGGCGCCGGGCTAGCCGCTCCACCGCGGCCTGCACGAGCGGCGCGCCGATATCCGTGATCGTGTAGGCGCCGCGTTGCTCAGAAAGCGTTGCCAGCACGGGTTCGCTCGTGGCGCCGGTGCCCGCCCCAATCTCCAGCACGCGCAACCCCTCGTCGCGCGGCAGGGCGCTCAGCGCCTGCGTGACCACCGCTGCGACCTGCGCGTTCATGAGGCGCGGTCCTGCGGCCTCGCCGTAGATCGACCGCAGATCGCTGGCGTCTCCATTGGGAAAGAGCAGCTCCGCGACGGGATCGCACGTGCCCTTCAGTACCTCGAGGGCGCGTTCGGCACAGCGTTCCAAGAGGCGGGATTCCGTCTCGACCGCTGGTGACGTCACGCTCGGTGCAGGTGTAGTCGGTGCCTCCTCCGCGAGCATACGCAAGCGGTCGAGGA from Pseudomonadota bacterium encodes:
- a CDS encoding ABC transporter ATP-binding protein, which translates into the protein MITLLAKLGGEESSRALRSNQLGLVVEAVLTGIGFVLLVPLLRALLQEDLMAAGAWLGGLLALVVLYAVVRYRTQLSGYLAAVDLARCLFRRLGEHIAQLPLGWFGVERIGELGRLTSQGVIDVIGVPAHLLRPVFSALITPSTVVLLMFLFDWRLASAALITAPLLALVYRWTGDLVQRTDARVHEAATVAAGRIVEFAQRQPVLRAFRRGRSSLGELDAALQAQRVAGRAQLFTAAKGFVSFVLVVQFAFTLLLLFGTSLALGGRIDTPELVALLVLAVRYVEPLLGAADLEGALRISRNSLSRMHALLATAPLAEPAPSCGLAPRGADVTFERVRFAYDDTPILKNMSFSAPANAMTAIVGGSGSGKTTILRLIARFWDVSGGSVRIGGVDVREMTSEVLMAHISVVFQDVYLFDGSIMDNIRLGRLDASDEQVREAARLARVDEVAARLPDGLRTAVGEGGASLSGGERQRVSIARAILKDAPIILLDEATSALDPLNEAAVQGALQALTGGKTIIIVAHRLSTVRNADQILVLADGAIQESGPHAELRAMHGRYAEFWSGRERASGWRLGTSQSTA
- a CDS encoding TonB-dependent receptor gives rise to the protein MATAALAGLAGLAAFEASAQRAAENVVRAVDDAFGASVGEEQIGLYSPGSVRGFSPTSAGNVRLEGLFIDRQAGFSSRLVASSTIRAGLTAQGYLLPAPTGIADFALRRVADTPTQSAILRLNEYAGYGVAIDLQGRFAEGLVETTGGVGFDRFEISDGTADVFANAGGTLRLQPGDRVDITLFGDYVGVLQEEISPRYFPAGPFAPPRVPRREFVGQPWVGFEGDRYNVGLIGKLEPQLVAIEFGVFRSSFDDNGQAGQFFVDVQPDSTGQRLAFLGPPSDAVSDSLEARVSRQFGGERHRHTLTLNVRARQRERRFGGGVEIDLGEGRVDVANFVPEPDLAFGEVSREQVEQITGGFSYDLRWRGVGQLNLGVQQTDYERVLEDPVNGPVTAEASPLLYNATGAVELRPWLVAYGGVVTGFEESPTAPAISLNRNEAPPAIETRQADGGLRARLGRLTAVAGVFTIEKPFFGLDSNRFFVQRGVVTNRGVELSLAGPITPQLQLVVGTLLLDATLTGDAVDEGQLSSNPIGVVRRSTTLDLDYRPAWARGWSFDVSVFSRGLENGDELDELRIPERTLVDLGFRRQLSLGARTLVVRGRVSNLFDTFGWDVSGNGAFQFQGPRTFTLSLRADF
- a CDS encoding ABC transporter ATP-binding protein, whose amino-acid sequence is MSDADSGAAGTVSRLIEPVKGRLYLACVLQGVGAVAGVAPFIAVVELARVLLADGTVDARRAWQIAGIAVAALTVRLLAILAASSITHLADLDLQLDLRRRLAAVLARVPLGWYDTRHAGEVKKVLQDDVATLHHLVAHSYTNTVAAIIAPLTALTYLLWLDWRMTVVAVLPLALGILLYALQYRGYGEKMRGYNEALEKVNAASVEFVQGIAVIKTFGQARKAYQRFIDGTTAFVAYFWEWMRGLLAISAASEVVLSPLFALLVVLIGGVAFVGAGVAAPVDVLAFVVLAPALTAPFLTVAYSQNDLMLAADAAKRIGELLQAPILATAEHPRVPEGTRVVLDHVSFSYDRATKALQDISLVLEPGTITALVGPSGSGKTTLARLLPRFWDVDEGCITVGDVDLRDIAPNELYGYVSFVFQDVQLLHTTIAENIALARPDASDEEIEAAARAAQIHDRIAALPRGYRSVLGEDAHLSGGEAQRVSIAVPCLPMPRSWCWTRPRRSPTRTPKPPYKPLSPTSSKGARSL
- a CDS encoding P1 family peptidase encodes the protein MDRWDFDRDLSIGVPVVTETWSGALEDYAGFHIEDEDIYRAIDGAKDGSVPQGAVRGGTAHGKAVYCGASPEQARASDARG